A stretch of the Notolabrus celidotus isolate fNotCel1 chromosome 3, fNotCel1.pri, whole genome shotgun sequence genome encodes the following:
- the ahctf1 gene encoding protein ELYS isoform X1: MHNLAAQVTSSLLPFPAVTVDALGEDEITLDSVLHGKFTVGRSGLAWLACGPHLEVVHAVTGERLSAYRFSGGAEHPPSVLAARDFSWLKRSGLLVGLEEAEGSVLCLYDLGLSRVVKAVVIPGRITAIEPLVSYGGASTSTQHLHQSLRWFFGIAAVVTDLGHVLLVDLCLDDLSCSQSELEASDLQVVTKSPSEIPRLREVSTRQGRHLCLQLNAPSGVGATALQYISRTNQLAVGYSDGYLQLWNMKALKKEYHSQLDSGRVPVHAFTFQEPENDPRNCCYLWAVQSSQDLEGDMVSLRLLQLAFSERKCLASGKILYEGLEYCEERYSQELSGPAFPLRAQATNTRLLSCQTIEKFRPHPDRDDSMNEVASPDTSVSIFSWQVRAYGQGTPSTFIGVFDINRWYHAQMPDSLRTGESLQNCPYLAVWSLDPVVQMVSQHLLLDVVVHERSLSRGLPYTCPPPEQYFNPTTYNFDSTCLLNSGIVHLTCSGYQKETLSFLKKAAPCSSDIISTSYSRCLMSGLLSSRLADTQASSLSQEEQLDAILSTAVETSSLGLITGCIKQWTAEEQPGSALNLRYILDWAWNKVVHTKEELDGICAPLFDSSSNFTDPQTMQLLQHSQRLLSNLSTIFHCLLSEAQELTQKGLVGLINKNMVSSLISKYAQVVLWFCRTGLLPEGSDDDALQISRPFYTPSVISNYYTIRREELTRLAKGKWCADCLMIDGLVGQCGERLTSLWKRDEGGTGLYPPPSLHALLDIYLLDNIDEAAKHAIVIYLLLDIMHSFPSKEGASVEFFPTAFAIPIGLVKLVQGLWLLDHHDHQSSFELLLHPAASQCQFEWQHQRVLQALMCQGQHSVALRYFHVTKPPISSTAQAKLCLSVLLHNRCLIEAWSLLRQHSSRLNMAELMGFLYESCQELGLIKEMLKLPLGLAEQECLEKFLQGTGGLQNRELLMVHYLQQANYIPALQLNHSLKLNLVNERDPKLKERSNTRNSILEQYGKVLPRVQRKLAMERTKPYQHSSAIHREVSRPQPLSTITKRSASEKVMSRAGFINDVLTKIEEVWSGKGATPQSSPSRSPRAVNVQSPKPSSSALPDPFLGTPITMTSKRKSRLMDLVVHPSCQTPRPLLSPPRPPSSWISPKSTSKAPELSLLQTPQVVKRARALAASGPVFSAFTPQSILRSSLRPTPVATPSASPGRSVTPPLRSKESRITFIEEPESPEPEKGIRWTNGMAADSEISLLTRGALLSKATRKTWSSQPAEEEEEEDEEEEQPHIMFPPPEGGIPSPELKCCESEPSSLSEVAAETKPSEATQARLSLSFDTSQASLRSTDTTLEYFDAPLDTVQGGEQGHTVREEYEEVVTMNIKGLREEEELEEKPSVITEQIPLQPSEDLEREEEEEVVREIREDDVLEEVMKIGHDQQTETMEVQPENEDEQGVESSSKRDAADLDHEDSSSLNEVCDQVTESISSIPEVKSQDQLDITTELDVQSDITEPTEIMEQEAPSAAAEPSYELEEDPEPSTDLTEFVQRHLFGSDMTASLTRSGIHDASQIETTFKNESLGVDEEDEPAAVEAPPMFGSQKSTVSVTSSEPTGTDSHSVVSVNDSEELSSPASEDEEDDEDSDQVEEEEEGEEDEDEEEEEEEEDSGSEVEIIEEVQGNGRLPPLQPSTVFIQQEHTHFLPSLSEQEAATFSLITPAAEIKMVEEDLEGEVVMVRLGADEDGLVADVEDDQGSSYMELKPSTTLLVPMELMEGQDGLVDGSQLGLPELQHTVQAELRGESHSSFSLMLEEDVEKDEDIMSLEDRDKDADTLPMEDANKDAETLPMEDADNDIMSLENLDKDAETPPINYVDKDADTLQMEDVGRDAGALQVEGMDKDAGPLQFEDVDKDAGTLQMEDTDKDAGTLQMEDVDKDAGTPQMEDADKDADTLSMEDADKNAGTLQMEDADKDVDTLSMEDTDKDADTLPMENDLQPSEPLVLSSEVDAGDDHEANPEVILLGTDDQDLPPLSDESCTEKPTEEIDCTDGIVGEEQTEPELEKLDDQAELQTDIIMENHDAEDVSEQKAEEMVMLTEDQEPASPSESLSPAEEEFPVVMDEEDSDAKKSSVVEEMREEEEEQDKPTPAEDQKEPQENGPVTIDTEVSPCAEMTVVKEEQQHEAVEHTTEESETGREETKRTRGRQRKHKDDEEEKPMKVEVLSSASQPEESSVPEIPTSQRKTKALMTPTRRTTRSRTVTFISPLTKETEEPQEDGKVEDTETSQVVPASPSRTPRKSKQKDATVQPSTPRRSARKAQQVPSKEEVEEVVNSTFTSSTSTASSPSRRRGSQRAASTRSQSSAEEASAAPENEVKVQEEQEVEDAETKVPQRASSKTSTPAKRRMPEANSPRRSSRRILSSSEVGPTPLEVLEEEEKEQDDVFASPVRRNSRTRQSSQISLSIYPKVKLVPVSLPQSAKKTRGETTEHSKDSKLLLEPELNSRAAHTNSHRPTRSKLWDHPEEDLPLLDSPLEVDSETPVADALIKRLQDEAEKQEGISATTTGGVVVTKIVRTSKRSSKSSVEQIESLLPVNDGLVPEPAEDESSPGENSFIYSPSRRRTRASRAESPGPSEESAAPVTRSKRKVVKEASDAPHDKLVPGETVEVEKDNDAKTRKTGKRTTKSKAVPQLPPIAQVDLISPLPSPADPPQRTQRRVKEAEGHTSSMNLRRKRIMDTVFTKPVTRRKKL; encoded by the exons ATGCACAACCTGGCGGCCCAAGTCACCAGCAGTCTGCTGCCTTTCCCAGCAGTTACTGTAGATGCTCTGGGGGAGGATGAGATCACCCTGGACTCTGTGTTACATGGGAAATTCACTGTTG GCCGAAGCGGGCTGGCCTGGCTGGCCTGTGGCCCCCATCTGGAGGTTGTCCATGCAGTGACAGGTGAACGGCTGTCTGCGTACCGCTTCAGTGGTGGAGCAGAACACCCACCCAGTGTCCTGGCTGCCAGGGATTTCAGCTGGCTCAAACG gtCTGGATTGCTGGTTGGTTTGGAGGAAGCAGAGGGCAGCGTGCTGTGTCTTTATGACTTGGGACTGTCAAGGGTGGTCAAAGCTGTGGTTATACCAGGCAGG ATTACGGCAATCGAGCCGCTTGTGAGTTATGGCGGAGCAAGCACGTCCACCCAGCATCTGCACCAGAGCCTGCGCTGGTTCTTTGGCATTGCTGCTGTAGTGACAGACCTCGGCCATGTTCTACTTGTAGACCTCTGTCTGGACGATCTGTCCTGCAGCCAGAGTGAACTGGAGGCCTCAG ACCTGCAGGTTGTGACCAAATCTCCCTCAGAGATCCCCAGGCTTAGAGAAGTCAGCACCAGACAGGGCAGACATCTCTGTCTCCAACTGAATGCTCCCAGTGGGGTTGGAGCAACAGCTCTGCAGTACATCTCTAGAACCAACCAGCTGGCGGTGGGCTATTCTGATGGATACCTCCAGCTGTGGAACATGAAAGCTCTGAAGAAGGA ATACCACTCCCAGTTGGACAGTGGCAGGGTGCCTGTGCACGCCTTCACCTTCCAGGAGCCTGAAAACGACCCCAGGAACTGTTGCTACCTCTGGGCTGTTCAGTCTTCTCAGGACCT TGAGGGAGATATGGTCAGCCTCCGCCTGCTTCAGCTGGCTTTCAGTGAAAGGAAGTGTCTCGCTTCTGGGAAAATCCTCTACGAG GGTCTGGAGTATTGTGAGGAGCGTTACAGTCAGGAGTTAAGTGGCCCAGCGTTCCCTCTCAGGGCCCAGGCCACCAACACGCGTCTGCTGAGTTGCCAGACCATTGAGAAGTTCAGACCCCACCCTGACAGAGATGACAGCATGAATGAAG TCGCCTCTCCAGACACCAGTGTGTCCATCTTCAGCTGGCAAGTGAGGGCCTATGGTCAGGGGACTCCGTCTACTTTCATCGGGGTTTTCGACATCAACCGTTGGTACCACGCACAAATGCCAGACTCTTTGAG AACGGGAGAGTCTCTGCAGAATTGTCCCTACTTGGCAGTTTGGTCTCTGGACCCtgtggttcagatggtgtctcAGCACCTCCTTCTGGATGTGGTGGTGCATGAGCGCAGCCTGAGTAGAGGTCTGCCCTATACCTGCCCCCCACCAGAACAGTACTTTAACCCCACCACATATAACTTTG ATTCTACCTGTTTGCTGAACTCTGGAATTGTGCACTTAACCTGCTCTGGGTATCAGAAAGAG ACCCTGAGCTTTTTGAAGAAAGCTGCTCCTTGTTCCAGTGACATCATCTCCACCAGCTACTCTCGCTGCCTCATGTCTGGCCTACTCTCATCTCGCCTGGCTGACACCCAGGCCTCCAGCCTCTCTcag GAGGAGCAGCTGGATGCAATATTGTCCACAGCAGTGGAGACCAGCTCTTTGGGACTGATCACTGGATGTATCAAGCAGTGGACAGCAGAAG AACAACCAGGCTCTGCACTGAACCTGCGCTACATCCTGGATTGGGCCTGGAACAAAGTAGTCCATACCAAGGAGGAGCTAGATGGCATCT GTGCACCGCTGTTTGACAGCTCATCCAACTTCACAGACCCTCAGACTATGCAGCTGCTCCAACACAGCCAGAGGCTGCTCAGTAACCTCAGTACCATCTTCCACTGTTTGCTCAGTGAAGCTCAGGAGCTCACACAAAAAG GCCTGGTCGGCCTGATAAACAAGAACATGGTGTCCAGTCTGATTTCCAAGTACGCTCAGGTGGTGCTGTGGTTCTGTCGTACCGGTCTACTGCCAGAAGGATCAG ACGATGACGCTCTCCAGATCTCCAGACCTTTCTACACTCCCTCAGTCATCAGCAACTATTACACGATACGCAGAGAGGAGCTCACCAGGCTGGCTAA GGGCAAGTGGTGTGCAGACTGTCTGATGATCGACGGTTTGGTTGGCCAGTGTGGGGAACGCTTGACCAGCCTGTGGAAAAGGGATGAGGGCGGAACAGGGCTGTACCCCCCACCTTCATTGCAT GCCTTGTTGGACATTTATCTACTGGACAACATCGATGAAGCTGCCAAACATGCTATT GTGATCTATCTGCTGCTGGATATCATGCATTCCTTCCCCAGTAAGGAGGGAGCATCAGTGGAGTTTTTCCCAACAGCTTTCGCCATCCCCATTGGACTGGTGAAACTAGTACAGGGTCTCTGGCTGCTTGACCATCACGACCACCAG AGTTCATTTGAACTGCTCCTGCatcctgcagcctctcagtgtcAGTTTGAGTGGCAGCATCAGCGGGTCCTGCAAGCACTGATGTGCCAGGGCCAACACTCAGTGGCGCTGCGATACTTCCACGTCACAAAGCCTCCGATTTCCTCCACAGCCCAGGCCAAACTCTGCCTATCTGTATTACTACACAACAG GTGCCTCATAGAGGCGTGGTCCTTACTTCGGCAGCACTCCAGTCGTCTCAACATGGCTGAGCTGATGGGCTTCCTGTATGAGAGCTGTCAGGAGCTGGGCCTCATCAAGGAGATGCTCAAACTCCCCCTGGGCCTTGCTGAGCAG GAATGTTTGGAGAAGTTTCTGCAGGGTACAGGAGGTCTCCAGAACAGAGAGCTGCTGATGGTTCATTACCTCCAGCAAGCCAACTACATTCCTGCCCTACAGCTCAACCACAGCCTTAAACTGAACCTGGTG AACGAGCGAGACCCAAAGCTAAAAGAACGATCAAACACAAGGAACTCGATATTGGAGCAGTACGGTAAAGTCTTGCCAAGAGTTCAGAGGAAACTGGCAATGGAGAGAACCAAGCCCTATCAGCATTCCTCTGCCATCCACAGAGAAG TCTCTCGGCCTCAGCCGCTGTCAACCATCACTAAGCGCTCTGCCAGTGAGAAGGTGATGTCGAGGGCCGGCTTCATTAACGACGTCCTGACAAAGATCGAGGAGGTGTGGTCAGGCAAAGGAGCTACACCACAGTCCTCCCCATCAAGGAG TCCCAGGGCTGTAAATGTTCAGAGCCCTAAGCCTTCCTCCTCGGCCCTTCCTGACCCTTTCCTGGGAACTCCCATCACCATGACCTCCAAACGAAAATCAAG GCTGATGGATCTGGTGGTTCACCCCTCCTGTCAGACCCCTCGCCCTCTCCTCAGCCCACCCAGACCTCCCAGCTCCTGGATTTCTCCCAAGAGCACTAGCAAGGCTCCTGAGCTCAGTCTGCTGCAAACACCACAGGTCGTTAAG CGAGCTCGGGCCTTGGCTGCCTCTGGTCCTGTGTTCTCAGCCTTCACTCCACAATCCATTCTGCGCAGCAGCCTGAGGCCTACACCCGTCGCCACCCCCTCTGCGTCTCCAGGACGATCTGTCACCCCTCCACTTCGCAGCAAAGAGAGCCGGATCACCTTCATCGAAGAGCCTGAATCTCCTGAACCAGAGAAAGGCATCAGATGGACTAACGGG aTGGCAGCAGACAGTGAGATCAGCTTGTTGACCAGAGGTGCTTTACTATCCAAGGCCACTCGTAAGACTTGGTCTTCACAGCCtgctgaggaggaagaagaggaagacgagGAAGAAGAACAGCCTCATATAATGTTCCCGCCTCCAGAAGGTGGTATTCCCTCACCTGAGCTGAAATGCTGTGAGAGCGAGCCTTCCTCGCTCAGCGAAGTCgctgcagaaacaaaaccatcagAAGCAACACAGGCACGACTTAGCCTGAGCTTTGACACCAGCCAGGCATCACTCCGATCAACCGACACCACACTGGAGTACTTTGATGCTCCGCTTGATACTGTCCAGGGAGGAGAGCAAGGGCATACAGTCAGAGAGGAATATGAAGAGGTTGTGACGATGAACATTAAAGGACTCAGGGAAGAGGAAGAACTAGAGGAGAAGCCCTCAGTGATCACTGAGCAAATCCCTCTACAGCCATCAGAGGATctagagagggaggaggaagaggaggtagTGAGAGAGATAAGAGAAGATGACGTACTTGAGGAGGTAATGAAAATTGGTCATGATCAGCAGACTGAAACTATGGAAGTTCAGCCTGAAAATGAGGATGAACAGGGTGTTGAGTCAAGCAGCAAACGAGATGCAGCAGATCTTGACCATGAGGACTCCTCAAGTCTCAATGAAG TTTGTGACCAGGTAACGGAAAGCATCAGCTCCATTCCTGAAGTCAAATCTCAGGATCAACTAGACATCACCACTGAGCTAGATGTCCAATCAGACATCACAGAACCCACAGAGATCATGGAGCAGGAAGCTCCATCTGCAGCCGCTGAACCTTCATATGAGCTTGAAGAGGATCCAGAGCCGTCAACAG atcTGACAGAGTTTGTGCAAAGACATCTGTTTGGCAGTGATATGACCGCTTCGCTCACTCGCTCAGGAATCCACGATGCATCACAGATTGAGACAACTTTCAAGAA tGAGTCATTAGGTGTAGACGAAGAGGACGAGCCGGCAGCTGTTGAAGCTCCCCCGATGTTCGGCAGCCAAAAATCAACGGTCTCTGTGACATCCTCAGAGCCAACAGGCACAGACTCCCACT CTGTTGTGAGTGTGAATGACAGTGAAGAGCTCTCCAGCCCTGCTTCTGAGGACGAAGAGGACGATGAGGATTCAGATCaagttgaggaggaggaggagggggaagaagatgaagatgaggaggaggaagaggaggaggaggattctGGCAGTGAGGTGGAGATCATTGAGGAGGTCCAGGGTAACGGGAGGCTGCCACCCCTCCAACCAAGTACCGTCTTCATtcaacaggaacacacacacttcctgccGAGTCTGTCAGAGCAGGAGGCTGCTACATTCTCTCTGAtcacacctgctgcagagatAAAG ATGGTGGAGGAGGACTTGGAGGGGGAGGTGGTGATGGTGAGACTTGGGGCAGATGAAGACGGTCTGGTAGCAGATGTGGAGGATGACCAAGGATCATCATACATGGAGCTTAAGCCCTCAACCACTCTCCTTGTCCCCATGGAGCTGATGGAGGGGCAGGATGGCCTGGTGGATGGTTCTCAGCTGGGCCTTCCTGAGCTTCAGCACACTGTGCAGGCTGAGCTGAGGGGTGAATCTCACAGCAGCTTCTCTCTGATGCTGGAGGAGGATGTGGAAAAAGACGAAGACATCATGTCGCTGGAGGACAGGGACAAAGATGCAGACACTCTACCGATGGAGGATGCGAACAAAGATGCAGAAACTCTACCGATGGAGGACGCGGACAACGACATCATGTCCCTGGAGAACTTGGATAAAGATGCAGAGACCCCACCAATTAATTATGTTGACAAAGATGCAGACACTCTACAGATGGAGGATGTGGGCCGTGATGCAGGCGCTCTACAAGTAGAGGGCATGGACAAGGATGCAGGCCCTCTACAGTTTGAGGACGTGGACAAGGATGCAGGCACTCTACAGATGGAGGACACTGACAAAGATGCAGGCACTCTACAGATGGAGGACGTGGACAAGGATGCAGGCACTCCACAGATGGAGGACGCTGACAAGGATGCGGACACCCTGTCGATGGAGGACGCTGACAAGAATGCAGGCACTCTACAGATGGAGGACGCTGACAAAGATGTGGACACCCTGTCAATGGAGGACACGGATAAAGATGCAGATACCCTACCAATGGAGAACGATCTGCAACCCTCCGAGCCTCTAGTCCTGTCTTCAGAAGTTGATGCTGGGGATGACCATGAGGCCAACCCTGAGGTTATTCTTTTGGGTACTGATGATCAGGATCTTCCACCTCTGTCTGATGAATCCTGTACAGAAAAGCCGACGGAAGAGATCGACTGCACGGATGGAATTGTAGGAGAAGAACAGACAGAACCAGAGCTGGAGAAACTTGACGACCAAGCTGAACTACAAACCGACATAATTATGGAAAACCACGATGCAGAAGATGTTTCAGAACAGAAGGCTGAAGAGATGGTTATGTTGACTGAAGATCAGGAGCCTGCAAGTCCCTCGGAGTCTTTGTCACCTGCAGAGGAAGAATTCCCAGTAGTGATGGATGAAGAGGATTCTGATGCAAAGAAATCCTCTGTTGtggaggagatgagagaggaggaggaggagcaggataAACCAACACCTGCTGAAGATCAGAAGGAGCCTCAAGAAAACGGGCCTGTTACCATAGACACAGAAGTTTCCCCCTGTGCAGAGATGACAGTGGTGAAGGAGGAGCAGCAACATGAAGCAGTAGAGCATACCACTGAAGAATCTGAGACCGGGagagaagagacaaaaagaaccagaggaagacagagaaaacacaaagatgatgaagaagaaaagcCGATGAAGGTTGAGGTTTTGAGCTCCGCCAGCCAGCCAGAGGAGTCCTCTGTGCCAGAAATCCCCACTTCACAGAGAAAAACGAAAGCGCTTATGACCCCAACACGAAGAACCACTAGAAGCAGAACAGTAACCTTCATCTCCCCCCTCACAAAGGAAACAGAGGAGCCGCAGGAGGACGGGAAAGTGGAGGACACAGAAACAAGCCAAGTGGTCCCTGCCTCTCCCAGTCGTACCCCGAGAAAGAGTAAACAAAAAGATGCCACTGTACAACCCAGCACACCTCGAAGGAGTGCTCGCAAAGCTCAACAGGTGCCTTCtaaggaggaggtggaagagGTAGTTAACAGCACTTTCACTTCATCAACGTCCACAGCTTCTTCTCCAAGCAGACGACGAGGTTCCCAGAGAGCTGCTTCTACAAGGAGCCAGAGCAGCGCTGAGGAGGCGTCTGCAGCCCCAGAAAATGAGGTCAAAGTCCAGGAGGAACAGGAAGTCGAAGATGCAGAAACAAAGGTTCCTCAAAGAGCAAGCTCAAAGACTTCCACACCAGCCAAACGCAGGATGCCTGAAGCGAACTCACCAAGGAGATCCAGCAGGAGGATACTGAGCAGCAGTGAGGTGGGGCCAACACCTTTAGAGgtgttagaagaagaagagaaagaacagGATGACGTCTTTGCATCGCCTGTCAGACGCAACTCCAGGACTCGACAGTCCAGCCAGATTTCTCTCAGTATTTATCCAAAA GTCAAACTGGTTCCTGTATCACTTCCTCAGAGTGCTAAAAAGACgagaggagagacgactgaACATTCAAAAGACAGCAAACTTCTGCTCGAGCCTGAACTCAACAGCCGTGCTGCTCACACCAACTCCCACCGACCGACCAGAAGCAAACTCTGGGATCACCCCGAGGAAGACCTTCCCTTACTGGACTCTCCGCTGGAGGTGGACTCTGAAACTCCTGTTGCAGATGCCCTCATCAAGAGACTTCAGGATGAGGCGGAGAAACAAGAAG GTATTTCTGCTACAACTACAGGAGGAGTAGTTGTCACAAAGATAGTGAGAACCAGTAAGAGGAGCAGCAAGTCGTCAGTGGAGCAGATTGAGTCTCTTCTTCCTGTAAATGACGGGTTAGTCCCTGAACCTGCAGAGGACGAGTCCAGTCCAGGCGAGAATTCCTTCATCTATTCCCCCTCAAGGAGAAGAACAAGAG CGAGCAGAGCAGAGTCTCCAGGTCCCAGTGAGGAGTCTGCAGCGCCTGTCACTCGCAGCAAGAGGAAAGTGGTCAAGGAGGCCTCTGATGCTCCTCAT